GATTTTTTATGACCCCATCCTATAATTCGGAAGAGCCCATCGAAGCTTTAATCTTCTCCCGATGAAGTATTCCCCAGTTCACGAGTGTCTCTGTTACCGGAAATACTGATTTCCATATTCTGTGACGGCATACACTACAGTAATCGGTTTTGTATCCTGAATTGTTCTTGTAATCAGAAGATTGGTTTCCAGCTCTTTCAATTCTTTACTCAACATTTTAGCAGAAATTCCGTCAATGCCGCGTTCCAGCTTTTTAAAATGAATCTGCTGATCGGGTCTGTTGGTCAGGTATCTCAAAATCATTAATTTCCATTTCCCTCCCAACACATCCAGGCTATCACGCATAGCAAATAATTCCTCAGTACAGGTTGCTTCTCTTTCAGTTCCGTTTTCAATAATTTTTGCCATAATAGTTTCATCAAGGTAACTAGTAACCATTTGTTAACTAGTAGCAAATATAAACTATTCCCGTTTTACATTTGTACATCAAATTAACAATATGAAAGCAATTATTTTAAATAAAAACTTTAAGCTTGAAGATGGTTTTACTGAAAAACCTCAGCCTAAAGCTCATGAAGTTCTGATTCAGATTAAAGCCAGTGGTTTTAATCCTATTGATTATCAGATGCTGGAAAATGAACTGGAACAGAAATTAATCAGTTCGCCAATATTAGGAAGAGAACTCTCCGGAATTGTTGTAGAAAAAGGAGCTGATGTCACTCAGTTCAATATCGGAGACGAAGTATTCTGTGGCAGCGGATCTATGGGAAGTAATGGAACTTATGCTGAATATATTTCAGTTCCGGAAGTTATTGTTGCGCTCAAACCAAAAAATATTTCCTTTGAACAGGCAGCTTCTATTCCATCAGCAGGATTAACGTCTCTGCAAATTTTTAAAAGATTGAATTTACAGCCGGAACAAACAATTCTCATCACCGGAGCAGCCGGAGGAGTCGGTTCATTTTTAATCAAAATTCTATTGGCTCATTATAAGCACAACTTCGTAGCAACTGTAGGCAGCGAGGAAAATAAGCAGATGCTTCTCAAACTGGGAGTAAAAGACCATCAGATTGTCAATTATAAAGAAGAAAACCTTGCAGAGAACATTCTAAAAGCCAACCATCATCAACCATTCGATATTGGAATTGATCTGGTTGGAAATTATATGGCAGAAGTGACTGCTGAAGTATTAAAAATCAACGGAACTTATGTAGATGTAACAGCACTTATTACCAAAGAAGCCCATGAACATCTCTTCAACAAAGGAACTGTGATTATGAATATCTCCAATTACGCTTACAGCATGATCAAGAAATACGATTACTATAAAAAAAGTCTGGAAGAAATTACAAAACTTATTGAAAACGGTTCAATGATTCCATCACAATATAAAGTAATAGGTAATCTTTCTCTTGAAACGGTTCTTCAAGCACATTCTATGCTTAAAAATAATCAAACCCAGGGTCATAAACTGATCATGAAAAATTCATAATCCGATGAACAAAATACCAAGACGAATCGTAACCGGAATCAAAGATGGAAAATCCATCATCATAGAAGATCAACAGGTTGAAAATGCCATAGAACATTTCCCAGGATTGATTATTTCAGATATATGGAATACTCAAACTACCCCTGCCAGCCTTGATTTTGAAACCAGAATTCCCAATACCGGATTTCCACAAACACCCAAAAACGGAACCTACTTCCGATATGTAGTTGTCCCACCAGATAAAGATTTAGGAGTTGAATTCAAAAAAGGAGAACCTCATCCGATGATGCATCAGACACCAACACTAGACTATATCATCATTCTTTCCGGTGAACTTTATTTGATTATGGAAGAAGGAGAAACACTCCTGAAACCAGGAGATATTGTGATCCAAAGAGGAACTAATCATGCCTGGAGCAATAGATCTGATCAACCATGTATACAATTGGCTGTTTTAATAGATGCTAAAGATTAATTTTTTTTTCACAAATTTTATAAATAAAAAAGATCTGCTAAACCTGTTCAATCTGTGAGAGTTATTTTTTTGTTGGAAATCGCAAAGACGCCAGATCTTAAAATAATATACTGCTTTAAGGCGCAAGAAAATCGAAGATTTTCAGCAGTACAACACTGTTATTATTTTGCCACGAATGCACGAATAATTCTTATACAGTTCAAAGCCTATGTGCCTAAGTGGTTTCAAAAGATTGAACGACATAGACACATATATTTTATTTGTGAAATTATGCAAGTGCTATTTTATTAGTGCATTCGTGGCATTAAAGCGGCATTCAAATTTTATCAC
This is a stretch of genomic DNA from Chryseobacterium tructae. It encodes these proteins:
- a CDS encoding NADP-dependent oxidoreductase, which encodes MKAIILNKNFKLEDGFTEKPQPKAHEVLIQIKASGFNPIDYQMLENELEQKLISSPILGRELSGIVVEKGADVTQFNIGDEVFCGSGSMGSNGTYAEYISVPEVIVALKPKNISFEQAASIPSAGLTSLQIFKRLNLQPEQTILITGAAGGVGSFLIKILLAHYKHNFVATVGSEENKQMLLKLGVKDHQIVNYKEENLAENILKANHHQPFDIGIDLVGNYMAEVTAEVLKINGTYVDVTALITKEAHEHLFNKGTVIMNISNYAYSMIKKYDYYKKSLEEITKLIENGSMIPSQYKVIGNLSLETVLQAHSMLKNNQTQGHKLIMKNS
- a CDS encoding cupin domain-containing protein, with translation MNKIPRRIVTGIKDGKSIIIEDQQVENAIEHFPGLIISDIWNTQTTPASLDFETRIPNTGFPQTPKNGTYFRYVVVPPDKDLGVEFKKGEPHPMMHQTPTLDYIIILSGELYLIMEEGETLLKPGDIVIQRGTNHAWSNRSDQPCIQLAVLIDAKD